From the genome of Nicotiana sylvestris chromosome 1, ASM39365v2, whole genome shotgun sequence:
ATCTAACACAAAGCGATAGATTGAATTATAAATAAAGGAAacaataataaagtaattaattcAAACCGTATGACTTGAACAGTTATAACCTTGAGAAATAAGTTTTACTTGAATTGAATGTTGTCAAATACAGAAGAACAAAGATTGGtagaaagaaaataatattataatacTTTGGGGTGCGTGTTCCAATTTCTATTACAAATAACTAgactcctctttatatagtaggggagttctACTTTAGATACAATTTTATAAAAGGTAAGGAATCTCATAAATTGCTAATTAACCGACCTCTCCTTGATATATGTCGAGATTTCCGTCGTGATATTCGACCGGTTGCGGATATTTCGGCCTTCCATTATTCGGTCCGATAATGTTTCCTCGAGCTTATTTGGAGTAGGGGTCGGTTTCGGAGTCACGGGCTCTGGTGACCTCAAAGACGTATGTTCTGATTTCGTACCTTGGTTCGATGGAACTCGAGGTCAATCTTCAATCCATCACGTTTCAGTTCCGATCTGTCATATACTGGACGAGCCCGGTTTCGAACGTATacaatatatattatataaaaaaattctGATATAAATATAGAGTTTAGGCAAAAGTTACTGTGTTTATCCGTATCCGTAAGTGATACTCTAGCTCCGTCCTACTTCCTTGGTTTCACCCATAGTTGGTTGCAAAAGTTCTGCTATTACATTATATATAGTGTTCTAAATGCATAAGCAAGATACAAATAGTAAAAgctgttttgtttgttttgaaaaTGGTTGCTTTGAACTTATAGACATTGCTTTAAAAAGAAACCTTTATCTAAAGATCTGACGGCTGAATCTATGATTCGTCATTCATGAACATTGATACATAGATGGGTTGTATCAATGTTCTTTTATCTTTGCTTTTTAAGAGGGTTTGATTTTTAAGGTTCTTAATACAAAATCCATCATTTCATATGATGAGCAAATAACAAAGCTTTAACCTAACTAAAGCTAATTCCTTGTCCTACCATAAACGGGAAAAAATTATAGCTTGATGCCCATTTGGAGATACTaccaaacatatatatatatatatagagcacaatggaattttcaaaaaattaaagtGGAGGAACTCATATCACTGAAGATTTCATTCATTGAATCATAAACAAACATGAAGCATTTTCTTAAGAGATCACCTCATCTACATACTCATTTATGCAAAGTACTTTTAAACATGACTATACATTGAAGTGAGAATAATACAGCTCATGTCAAAGTACAGAATTTAGATACCAAAATGCCACTCATCCTTCATTGTTTTTCCGTCTGAAGAATGAGGTGGCAAAGGTTCTACACGGTTTATTTAGATTCAAAAAATACAATATAGACATTCTAAAAGTTAAAAGACCCCACAAACTACCTAAGAAAAATACCCTATAACAAAAGGGTATCAAAAATTGGCCCGTGCACCTATTGTGAAAAATAGCTGCCAGCACTTTCCAATATTTTAGATAGGGAGGTTAAGGCACTGAATTCCAAGTCCATAACTAACTTGACAGCAACCTCTGTCAGTTAAAAACagtaaggaaaaaaaaaaaggagactTTCCAGGATCTGTTGCGTGTGCGAACAAAATCTCAGAGTTATTGATTTTATAATTATATTGCCACAGTATGAAACTAGCTAGTAAAGATAGATCAAAAAGTGGACAATATTGCAGGAGGTTTGGTGGTTTCAATATTAATGGAAGAAGATGCAGGCAAGAAGGAAGGAGAAGGGATATTGAAAAGTTCTTCGCGACGAAAATGGCGAACAAATCGAGTACTTGGTACAGAGACAAGCCTATGCCAAGCTTGATGCCCTTCACCACCTTTTTTTTCAAATGCTTCAGTTGCATCAAGTCGACTAATATTCCACCCGAGTTGGCTCTCAAGTCTAAGAATATTTTGACGTTGACATGTTGCCAATTTGCATGTATTGGCCTTAATTTTTTCAATGGCAACTTGAAGAATCCTATTACGGGCATCTTCATCTATTAACTTATTATTCTCATTTCTGAAATATTGGTCCAATTCTGGAACTCCAATTGCACGTCTAATTCCATTTGTGTAATCACCTTCAGGGTTGAAAAATTCTCTCACTTCCTCTACTAACCCTTCATTCACCATCTTATCCACTCGTTCTGACACGAATCGACGCAGTACTGCCAGGTCCACATCAATCCAGAGAAAGCAACATTCGTACCTGGATTTGAACTCAATGTCATCATTCACTAGGGCCTTAATGTACGAATTCGACCCTCCAGCAATTATCGGTAGGTGACCCTTTCTTGTTATTGATCCCACAGCCATCGAAGCATGGTGAACAAAGTCAGTGGAAGTGAAATTTTCATTAGGGTCAGCAATTCCTAACAAATGATGTTGGATTCCACAGGTCTCCTCCTCTGTTACCTTATTTGTGACTATATCAAGACCTTTGTACACTTGCATTTTGTCACTGTTCACAACCTCTGCTTGAAAATGGTTGGCTAGATCAATTGAAAGTCTAGATTTTCCAGTCCCTGTTGCTCCCATAACTATCACCACCTTGTCCTTTCGTCGACGGGGCATAAAGGGATCGATAGTTAGACCCTCTCGGAAATTAATAAGTGGCTGATGATGAACTTGTTTGCAAGAAACATATGACGCAATATTCATCATCATGTAAAAGCTATAAAACCTGTGAACAAGTAGAAAAATGGAACAATATTAGTAATAAAacacaattcaaaataaaaaagcTTTAAACCAATTGTCAAGGTTGGGGCTGAACCCTAAACATAACTCTCGGTCATGAACTTCTAAGCCAGTTAACTAAAGGTTGCAATTTATTAGGCAATGTCATTTAAAATTATCTATActctaatttttgtttttgcatattATTCATACGTGTATTTAATATATTTTCCAACGACGCATGTCGGATGGCAGCCCTTGGGCCTATGGTGTCTCCACCCCTGCTGGCTGCTGGTTGTATAAATCAAGAAATTATAAAAACTAAAATAAAGTCTTGAGAAAAGAAGATATAGAAAGTCTATATTTTTGCAACATCTAGTCGATAATTCCAACTCTTCAGCCCCGCAAAGCCTATTACTATCTGTTTTGGCGAAGTTTAGTAGGTTAAATAAGACCCTCGCAACACTCaatttcaaaaaaatgaaaaggtTAATACAAAAAGTCGAGATGACCACAAAACGTACCTTTTTTACAAGACTAAGAATTATGTATGCGGTAAACAGTCTGCAGAAAGCTTCCAACTAATTCCTCTCTGATCAAAAGTTAAAGGAATGTGCGTTTAGTATGTGTTATCTACAGAAGTATGGAGCTTTTGTTATAAGATCGAAAAGGGTATAGATCTTTCATTTGGTGTAATTCTCTGAGGGCTCAATCGTTCAAGTGAAGCCCTATTTATTGAGGTTTGGCATCTTCACTATGACGTGTTCATTATGTGCCACGTCTTAGCTTGATTTAACTAATTATACCCACTTACACTGTAAatgaaattttaatttcacaCATCTAAAAGGTTAATTGTCTTATAATTTTCACGTTGT
Proteins encoded in this window:
- the LOC104249486 gene encoding adenylate isopentenyltransferase 5, chloroplastic-like, whose amino-acid sequence is MMMNIASYVSCKQVHHQPLINFREGLTIDPFMPRRRKDKVVIVMGATGTGKSRLSIDLANHFQAEVVNSDKMQVYKGLDIVTNKVTEEETCGIQHHLLGIADPNENFTSTDFVHHASMAVGSITRKGHLPIIAGGSNSYIKALVNDDIEFKSRYECCFLWIDVDLAVLRRFVSERVDKMVNEGLVEEVREFFNPEGDYTNGIRRAIGVPELDQYFRNENNKLIDEDARNRILQVAIEKIKANTCKLATCQRQNILRLESQLGWNISRLDATEAFEKKGGEGHQAWHRLVSVPSTRFVRHFRREELFNIPSPSFLPASSSINIETTKPPAILSTF